The Castellaniella sp. genome includes a window with the following:
- a CDS encoding disulfide bond formation protein B — MKITCADKILQFVAFLCLAAVGFALVSQYAFDMRPCAWCVLQRLILLAIAAVCILTGTGWGSAWVRRLGAALAAALSISGIVAAWYQYTVASQAFSCAQTFADTFITQSGLDAALPWLFGIYATCADARVSLLGMEYALWGLLLFVVSAILTLWVLLRRARA, encoded by the coding sequence ATGAAAATCACTTGCGCCGATAAAATTTTGCAATTCGTTGCCTTTCTGTGCCTCGCAGCGGTGGGCTTTGCCCTGGTATCCCAATACGCCTTCGACATGCGGCCCTGCGCCTGGTGCGTGTTGCAACGGCTGATCCTGCTGGCCATTGCTGCCGTGTGCATACTGACCGGCACGGGCTGGGGCTCGGCTTGGGTACGCCGCCTGGGGGCTGCCCTGGCTGCGGCGCTGTCGATCTCGGGCATTGTCGCCGCCTGGTATCAGTACACCGTGGCATCCCAGGCGTTCTCGTGCGCCCAGACCTTTGCCGATACCTTCATCACCCAGTCCGGCCTGGATGCCGCCCTGCCCTGGCTGTTTGGCATCTACGCCACCTGCGCAGACGCCCGGGTCAGTCTGCTGGGCATGGAGTACGCCCTGTGGGGGCTGCTGCTGTTCGTCGTCAGCGCCATCCTGACGCTGTGGGTGCTGCTGCGCCGGGCGCGCGCCTGA
- the purF gene encoding amidophosphoribosyltransferase, with translation MCGIVGVMGKAPVNQLIYDSLLLLQHRGQDAAGIATAHDDYFSMHKAHGLVRDVFRTRNMRALPGNSGLGQVRYPTAGSSASVDEAQPFYVNAPFGITFVHNGNLTNWRELREALFKHDRRHINTNSDSEVLLNVFAHELQQASDGVTLDANAVFQAVRAVHRRAKGAYAVIARISHFGLVAFRDPHGIRPLCLGRHDTDAGPEWMLASESVALTGSGFSLVRDIEPGEALVITEDGELNHELCAEPGQPQTPCVFEYVYFARPDSVMDGISVYDARLQMGEYLADNVAKSLRLGDIDVVMPIPDSSRPSAMQLASHLGLNYREGFIKNRYIGRTFIMPGQAVRKKSVRQKLSAIDLEFRGKNVLLVDDSIVRGTTSREIVDMARAAGANKVYFASAAPAVRYPNVYGIDMPTQAELIATGRDTQQVAREIGADGLVYQELADLEQSLRDLNPALQTFESSCFNGQYVTGDIDAAYLQRLSQSQGQSLRSGAMVAPAEDA, from the coding sequence ATGTGCGGAATTGTGGGTGTGATGGGCAAAGCGCCCGTCAATCAGCTGATTTATGACAGCCTGCTGCTGTTGCAGCACCGGGGGCAGGACGCCGCTGGCATTGCCACCGCGCATGATGATTACTTCAGCATGCACAAGGCGCATGGCTTGGTGCGCGATGTATTCCGGACCCGCAATATGCGTGCGCTGCCTGGCAATAGCGGGCTGGGCCAGGTGCGCTATCCCACGGCAGGCTCTAGCGCCAGTGTAGACGAGGCCCAACCGTTTTACGTCAATGCACCGTTTGGCATTACCTTTGTGCATAATGGCAATCTGACCAATTGGCGTGAACTGCGCGAGGCCCTATTCAAGCACGACCGGCGTCACATCAATACCAACTCGGATTCCGAAGTGTTGCTCAATGTTTTTGCCCACGAGCTGCAGCAGGCTTCCGATGGCGTCACACTGGATGCCAATGCGGTGTTCCAGGCGGTGCGCGCCGTGCACCGTCGTGCCAAGGGCGCGTATGCCGTGATTGCCCGCATCAGTCATTTCGGTTTGGTGGCATTTCGCGATCCCCACGGCATCCGGCCCCTGTGCCTGGGGCGCCATGACACGGATGCCGGCCCGGAATGGATGTTGGCCTCTGAGTCCGTCGCACTGACCGGCAGCGGCTTCAGTCTGGTGCGTGATATCGAGCCTGGCGAGGCCCTGGTCATTACCGAGGACGGTGAACTCAACCACGAATTGTGCGCCGAGCCTGGCCAGCCACAAACCCCCTGCGTTTTCGAATACGTTTATTTTGCGCGCCCGGATTCCGTCATGGATGGCATTTCGGTGTACGACGCACGTCTGCAGATGGGGGAATATCTGGCGGACAATGTGGCGAAATCCCTGCGTCTGGGGGATATCGACGTGGTCATGCCTATCCCCGATTCCTCCCGCCCATCGGCCATGCAACTGGCTTCCCACCTGGGATTGAATTATCGCGAAGGCTTCATCAAGAACCGTTATATAGGGCGCACCTTTATCATGCCGGGTCAGGCCGTGCGAAAAAAATCCGTGCGCCAGAAGCTCAGTGCCATCGACCTGGAATTTCGCGGCAAAAACGTGCTGCTGGTCGATGACTCGATTGTCCGTGGCACGACCAGCCGGGAAATCGTCGATATGGCGCGGGCTGCGGGCGCCAACAAGGTCTATTTTGCCTCGGCGGCCCCCGCCGTGCGCTACCCCAATGTCTATGGCATCGACATGCCCACCCAGGCCGAATTGATCGCGACTGGCCGTGACACCCAGCAGGTGGCCCGGGAAATCGGGGCGGATGGTCTGGTCTACCAGGAACTGGCCGATCTGGAACAATCCTTGCGCGACTTGAACCCGGCCCTGCAGACATTTGAGTCGTCTTGTTTCAACGGCCAGTATGTGACGGGTGATATCGATGCCGCTTATTTGCAGCGTCTCAGCCAAAGCCAAGGCCAGTCCCTGCGTTCAGGGGCCATGGTGGCCCCCGCCGAAGACGCCTGA
- a CDS encoding CvpA family protein encodes MTSFDYIVLGIVLVSSVIGLLRGFLREVLSLVAYVAAFVAAIWWGPSASVWLASLIENGLLRTLAAYGAVFILTLLAVGLLNMALGALVDRTGLTPADHGLGAVFGAGRGLVLVLALVGLAGYTELPQEPWWQQSRTVGALVKGFQQIKLMLPPDVAQILPYQSSTDTN; translated from the coding sequence GTGACCAGCTTCGATTACATCGTCTTGGGTATTGTGCTGGTCTCCAGCGTGATTGGCTTGCTGCGCGGATTTTTGCGCGAAGTCTTATCCCTGGTCGCTTATGTGGCCGCTTTCGTGGCTGCGATCTGGTGGGGACCCAGCGCCTCGGTATGGCTGGCCAGCCTGATCGAAAATGGGCTCTTGCGCACGCTGGCTGCGTATGGTGCTGTCTTCATCCTGACCCTGTTGGCTGTGGGGCTGCTGAATATGGCGCTGGGCGCTTTGGTGGATCGCACTGGCCTGACGCCCGCCGATCATGGTCTGGGCGCGGTTTTCGGGGCAGGGCGCGGGCTGGTGCTGGTGTTGGCGCTGGTGGGGCTGGCGGGTTACACCGAACTGCCCCAAGAGCCTTGGTGGCAGCAGTCCCGCACGGTCGGAGCCTTGGTCAAAGGTTTTCAGCAAATCAAACTCATGTTGCCACCCGATGTGGCGCAGATACTTCCTTATCAGTCTTCTACGGATACCAACTAG
- a CDS encoding SPOR domain-containing protein — protein sequence MFFRHGSNSDKRATSRAGSATQLKELRTKARRRLIGALALVLAAFIAVPWLFDEPPAPEHVQAPIVVPAPPDGLSPQLADATALPGAAVAGGQVSPDSAAVSGLPADTSPLAAASDPTASVTSGTVVPSPLPAQSATSTPPAPQAQLTPPTAAPKPTPEPPKPKPAPKPADRTDDGSVALALLAGKAPNTPRSTGSSAAQGRYYLQVAAYTTEQDAQARRNSLSQAGVTDAYVEPGQSGGRTVYRLRVGPFGSHEAAQAAQTRLRALGYQNGLISDK from the coding sequence ATGTTTTTTCGTCACGGGTCCAACTCGGATAAACGCGCCACCTCACGCGCCGGTAGTGCCACCCAGCTTAAAGAACTCCGCACCAAGGCTCGCCGCCGCTTGATCGGCGCCTTGGCCTTGGTGCTGGCTGCGTTTATTGCTGTCCCCTGGCTGTTTGACGAACCGCCAGCCCCAGAACACGTTCAGGCGCCCATTGTCGTTCCGGCCCCGCCCGATGGCTTGTCGCCTCAGTTGGCCGATGCCACGGCATTGCCCGGCGCTGCTGTTGCCGGTGGGCAGGTATCTCCGGATTCTGCTGCCGTCAGTGGTTTGCCTGCTGATACTAGCCCCCTGGCCGCAGCATCGGACCCAACGGCATCAGTCACCAGCGGCACTGTTGTGCCATCCCCCCTGCCTGCGCAGTCGGCCACCAGCACGCCGCCCGCGCCACAGGCCCAGCTTACGCCGCCGACTGCGGCTCCAAAACCCACCCCTGAGCCCCCAAAACCAAAACCTGCGCCCAAACCTGCGGACCGCACGGACGATGGGTCGGTGGCCCTGGCCCTGTTGGCCGGCAAGGCCCCAAATACTCCCCGCAGTACGGGCAGTTCAGCAGCCCAGGGACGCTATTACCTGCAAGTGGCTGCCTATACGACGGAACAAGACGCTCAGGCGCGTCGCAATAGCTTAAGCCAGGCCGGCGTCACAGATGCCTACGTCGAGCCCGGTCAATCCGGCGGACGCACGGTCTACCGGCTGCGCGTCGGGCCATTTGGCTCGCACGAGGCCGCCCAGGCTGCTCAGACCCGTCTGCGTGCGCTGGGTTATCAAAATGGCCTGATTTCCGACAAGTGA